The Cicer arietinum cultivar CDC Frontier isolate Library 1 chromosome 1, Cicar.CDCFrontier_v2.0, whole genome shotgun sequence genome contains the following window.
CCTAAGAAGTAGACTGTGTAGTGTGTACCTTCATGTGAGATGAAGAATTTTAGTCCTCGGATAGGAATGTAAATGTAGttcttgaattaaaaaaaaattcttatagaTGGTGGACACTTTTGACCTTAATTATGTTAAGGTGCAAAATTTTCTTACCTATATAGGTTGAATATATTTcttaaacaattatttaatttaatttatcttttcgAACGTGTGacattgatattatttattttaaaattaagaaataaataaaattaaactaaactaAAATGGAACATACTGGTGATTTCTCATGTTTCTTCACCAACTACAACAACCTGAAAATTTGGGTTGGGTATCCACCCAAGAAATTTACACAAAGAACATACACATGGCTTCTTAGACTAAACAAATTATATGGTTTGATAAATGTCACTTTTCCTATCTATAATAACCCATCAATATGCATTATCATAACCATCACTTTCTCATTAATTACCTCTTGCAATTAAATTAAGTGCTTAATTACACAATGGCTTCAGCAAATGGTGAAGAGAAAGTTGAACTTGGCTTcaatattgatgttattaatgaGACAAAGCCAAAGAAGGATTGGATCCTTTTGTCTCTTAGGGTGATTGCATTTTTTGCCACAGCATCTGCAACACTTGTAATGGGACTTAACAAACAAACCAAAAGTTTGATTGTTGGTACAATTGGTAGCACCCCAATAAGAGCTACTCTTTCTGCAAAGTTTAGTCAAACTCCAGCTTTTGTGTaagttttcaattattttacttttttaaataaaagttttcaattattatatatattttgtaatgtacattttttattaacacAAAATTGTGGGGGTGATACAGGTTCTTTGTGATAGCAAATGGAAATGCTAGTCTCCATAACTTGTTGATGATTTCAATGGATGTATTAGGACCACAATATAATTACAAAGGACTACGACTTGCATTGATTGCAATATTAGACatggtaatattttttaaaaccatgGTTGGTTGCATTTACATAAATTCTACAAAGATTTGTatgaaaattgatttattaattatatatttttgggtgAAGTTAACTATGGCTTTAGCATCAGCTGGAGATGGTGCAGCAACATTCATGTCAGAATTGGGGAAAAATGGTAATTCACATGCAAGGTGGAATAAAATTTGTGACAAATTTGAAAGCTATTGTAACAGAGGTGGTGGTGCACTCATTGCTTCTTTCATTGGCTTCATTCTTCTCTTGATTATCACAATTATGTCCATTGCAAAGTTGCTCAAGCCAAATCGCATTAACCATCATGCTCCTTGATATGATAAACATATGTTATACAAatgttgttttttctttgttgaCTTTCCTATGTTTTCAGTGTTTGTGTTTGATATATGTAACTAGTTGTACTtgaattacaaataaattacagtATTGCATacaactttttattattatatgtccTTAAAGTTTTTGAAAGTTTTATAAGTTGGGGAAATGAATTATGGATCCCTTCTTCTTCCAATGTACGcatatattgtttttaaattatgtcatgttaataattattctacacaaatttaaataaattgagaAGCTCTTCTTGTAGAAtaatttaggcttaattgcagttttggtctccctattttagtCGAATCTCGAAAGTAGtcctcccattttgtttctcctcagttttggtcccaaacaacattttggttcaaaatttgatgaaatttcattttttaaagtcgtactacatcatttatgatcatagatttcaagtacaattgttgcacatgagatcttgaggtatggtgtaacttaaataaatgcaaaaaaaatgaaatttcatcaagttttggacaaaaattctgtttggagacCAAAATttgggagaaacaaaatgggaggaCTACTTTCTAGGAAGGTTGGTCCAacaaatttattacattttttcgtcatttattttatttagttatagtatttaggtttttttttcttcacattttagttttttatctcttaaaatcaaacacaattttttttttatcttttttttttcttttcgatttagatcttttatttctttaaaaagatttatGTATCTTAAACGTGCTAAAGTGACAAATTCACATAagatttttgttaatttgatttgtttaaatattttttttacttaaacaAAAATCGTCAAG
Protein-coding sequences here:
- the LOC101506466 gene encoding CASP-like protein 1B1, with translation MASANGEEKVELGFNIDVINETKPKKDWILLSLRVIAFFATASATLVMGLNKQTKSLIVGTIGSTPIRATLSAKFSQTPAFVFFVIANGNASLHNLLMISMDVLGPQYNYKGLRLALIAILDMLTMALASAGDGAATFMSELGKNGNSHARWNKICDKFESYCNRGGGALIASFIGFILLLIITIMSIAKLLKPNRINHHAP